A genomic segment from Poecilia reticulata strain Guanapo linkage group LG3, Guppy_female_1.0+MT, whole genome shotgun sequence encodes:
- the LOC103462706 gene encoding CD151 antigen-like, protein MGAHEEKKEACGTVCLKYLLFTFNFLFWLAGGVVMAVGVWTLVEKSNYISLLPSKTYAASAYILVLAGAIVMVTGVLGCCATFKEQRKLLGVYFVLLLCIFLLEILAGVLAYIYYQQLNDELKQNLKATMINKYRQSDENEHITKAVDELQQEFKCCGSNNSTDWVESEWIRSADSKGRKVPDSCCKTELDLCGQRDHPSNIYKVEGGCISKLEKFILEHLKIIGAVGIGIACVQIIGMVFTCCLYRSLKVEPY, encoded by the exons ATGGGGGCTCATGAGGAGAAGAAGGAAGCATGTGGAACTGTCTGCCTGAAATACCTCctgtttacttttaattttctcttttgg CTGGCAGGAGGAGTTGTGATGGCAGTGGGTGTTTGGACCTTGGTGGAAAAGAGCAACTACATAAGCCTCCTCCCCTCCAAGACCTACGCTGCCTCCGCCTACATACTGGTCCTGGCTGGAGCCATTGTCATGGTAACAGGCGTGCTGGGCTGCTGTGCCACTTTCAAGGAGCAGAGGAAGCTGCTGGGAGTG TACTTTGTGCTGCTTCTATGTATCTTCCTGTTGGAGATCCTGGCTGGTGTCCTGGCCTACATCTATTATCAGCAG CTGAATGACGAGCTAAAGCAGAACCTGAAGGCCACTATGATCAACAAGTACAGACAGAGCGATGAAAACGAGCACATCACCAAGGCTGTTGACGAGCTGCAGCAAGAG TTCAAATGCTGTGGGAGCAACAACTCAACTGACTGGGTGGAGAGCGAGTGGATCCGCAGCGCAGATTCAAAGGGCAGGAAGGTCCCTGACAGCTGCTGTAAGACTGAACTTGACTTGTGCGGTCAAAGGGATCACCCCTCCAACATCTACAAGGTGGAG gGCGGTTGCATCAGCAAACTGGAGAAATTCATCCTGGAACATCTGAAGATTATTGGAGCTGTCGGCATTGGGATTGCTTGTGTACAG ATTATTGGAATGGTGTTTACATGCTGCCTATACCGAAGTCTGAAAGTAGAACCATACTAA
- the LOC103462704 gene encoding transmembrane protein 138, giving the protein MLHASNYSLVLLIQLSLLSFDLFVNSFSELLRTEPAVQLVLFIMQDICILFNLIIILLMLFNTYVFQVGLVAILLERFRALIMLSALYLTFSIILHSWLMNLRWLNTNRFIWTDGLQVLFVFQRSASVLYYYFYKRTAEYLGDPRLYEDSPWLREVFVRSRQ; this is encoded by the exons ATGCTCCATGCCAGCAACTACTCCCTTGTGTTGTTGATTCAGCTCAGTCTGCTCTCTTTTGACCTGTTTGTCAACTCCTTCAGTGAGCTGCTAAGGACTGAACCCGCAGTGCAGTTGGTGCTTTTCAT CATGCAGGACATTTGCATCTTATTTAACCTGATCATCATTCTGCTGATGTTATTCAACACCTACGTGTTCCAGGTTGGCCTGGTTGCCATACTGCTGGAACGATTTAGAGCCCTGATAATGCTCTCCGCTCTCTACCTGACCTTCAGTATCATACTCCACTCCTGGCTTATg AATCTGCGCTGGCTAAACACAAACCGATTTATCTGGACAGACGGTCTGCAggtgctgtttgtgtttcaaagaTCTG CTTCTGTGTTGTACTATTACTTCTACAAGCGGACCGCAGAGTACCTGGGGGACCCTCGTCTGTATGAGGATTCACCATGGTTGAGAGAAGTGTTTGTTCGGTCCAGGCAGTGA